The following coding sequences are from one Natronorubrum halophilum window:
- a CDS encoding Eco57I restriction-modification methylase domain-containing protein has product MNQELTPSDIRRWNTPRSVRQSFFELGLDPDEISWFDIKTVTVDDASEIDIEFREGRRCALVLHENLEAAWLVGFVRRPIGASSVRYHRFEPTELTDSKSELRETLDRVNALDPESSRSTADALSKSDLNDRFSNIVSDLYEETEREINAIYSFSDEQTKYFASSLLLTALRAKVLTEHPVQPIESFRQSFLNQLNSFFSRNETQNTPETLQPLYAAVTSSEQRSLNVTPDVSAQRELLHTLVKTFENQLDKFDWLLSDTVWDQLDQVTAHTIGIALERHLTLKQSEGYDTPSGLTCPTTDEAIEDAIIDQLQVAVDEKYTDLSEILGTSIDSITSEQSAETDCSTLNQETLEIIYKDILPKLRIADPATGSGTFLLSALDTIVKLRKYIESVPDVFRSFEAYDYPTQLDNQTQQGLTAWTSISQNLFGVDINPEAVAYTRFRLELAYLCTINNQDGFLPPRVSHNIKQGNSIIGKPFSTDPPYWSGQLPLTAFRDEEEPYSALLQGIDSSDALANEVRPVLASYRSAPSAERQALLNTIIDTISDQVEAINPRLRFEMYGGVEENSESETNVKEELTKKDAFHWPLEFPCVMDEGGFDVVLFHSPWSNSNILDSLDKSTRDYLYSGSQYQLPPPKGWRRTGDVIDAFFLHRAHDIVSNGGTIAALVDESVLTTSASHHARVRYLSTTDIDRIATFTNQNTFGQIDRRFKYAIIVSQAREDTGKINIGSGFVTPENYTDMEKYHEIDKGFINRFSPKTLAFPQIEHDVQLKALDRILDAPILSDDEKSDGWTIFPTGEFNQTNDSRYISESRFENSSPIYRGSNIYQYIYQTAPEATVDEPDLWTIPREAEQGISTREYLRERKQTSGPVSLSVESSRIVYRRITSSANERSMIASLLPPNNFHINTLNSIDPNQGDQTNIKQRLVLLGLLNSVPYDYLLRQKITNSVPKYTLFETRVPFMTEDHLLFEPILRRVSRLNLTGTPFEAQREALNIQPATESEERRRKLRAEIDAAAFDLYGFQDQDLIKQVLNDFGFVRSPRVMDSDYHDLILDVLQKGEYRDVS; this is encoded by the coding sequence GTGAATCAGGAACTCACACCTTCCGACATTAGGCGATGGAATACCCCAAGATCGGTTAGACAATCCTTTTTTGAGCTTGGGTTAGATCCGGATGAGATTTCTTGGTTTGATATCAAAACAGTAACCGTAGATGACGCTTCAGAGATTGACATCGAGTTCAGAGAAGGGCGGCGTTGTGCGCTGGTGCTTCACGAAAATCTCGAAGCTGCATGGTTAGTTGGGTTTGTTCGACGACCAATTGGGGCCTCATCAGTTCGGTATCATCGGTTTGAACCAACCGAGCTTACCGACTCCAAATCAGAGCTGAGGGAGACACTTGACCGAGTTAATGCACTGGATCCAGAATCATCACGGTCAACAGCCGATGCGCTATCTAAATCTGATCTCAATGACCGATTCTCGAATATAGTGTCAGATTTATATGAAGAAACCGAACGGGAAATTAACGCCATATATAGCTTTTCTGATGAGCAGACTAAATATTTTGCAAGCTCGTTATTGCTTACTGCACTCCGAGCAAAAGTACTAACTGAACACCCAGTACAACCCATTGAGTCATTTCGACAGTCGTTTCTCAATCAATTGAATAGTTTCTTCTCAAGAAATGAGACGCAAAATACACCAGAGACACTTCAGCCACTCTATGCGGCAGTAACTTCAAGTGAACAGCGCTCATTAAATGTTACACCCGATGTATCCGCACAAAGGGAACTTCTGCACACACTTGTAAAGACGTTTGAAAATCAGTTAGATAAATTTGACTGGCTCCTCTCGGATACCGTCTGGGATCAACTTGATCAAGTAACAGCTCATACCATTGGAATTGCTTTAGAACGCCACCTCACCCTGAAACAGAGTGAAGGATACGACACACCTTCAGGTCTGACATGTCCGACTACCGATGAGGCTATTGAAGATGCTATCATCGACCAACTTCAAGTCGCTGTGGATGAGAAGTATACAGATTTATCCGAGATTCTTGGCACATCTATCGATTCTATCACTAGTGAACAATCAGCTGAAACGGATTGTAGTACTTTAAATCAAGAAACTCTTGAAATCATATATAAAGACATACTTCCAAAACTCCGCATTGCTGATCCAGCCACCGGAAGTGGTACGTTCTTACTATCCGCTTTGGACACGATTGTGAAACTACGAAAGTACATTGAGTCAGTTCCTGATGTATTTCGCTCATTTGAGGCCTATGACTATCCTACACAACTAGATAACCAAACTCAGCAAGGACTTACAGCCTGGACCTCAATCTCACAAAATCTATTCGGTGTCGATATCAATCCCGAGGCAGTCGCTTACACACGCTTCCGTTTAGAATTAGCATATCTTTGCACAATCAACAACCAAGACGGGTTTCTCCCTCCTAGAGTCAGCCATAATATTAAGCAGGGCAATAGTATTATTGGAAAACCATTTAGTACAGACCCACCGTACTGGTCAGGCCAGTTACCCCTCACAGCATTTCGAGACGAAGAAGAACCATATTCTGCTTTGTTACAAGGAATTGACTCGTCAGATGCGTTGGCCAATGAGGTCAGACCGGTTCTGGCGAGCTATCGGAGTGCACCATCAGCCGAGAGACAAGCACTGCTCAACACAATAATTGATACAATATCAGATCAAGTTGAGGCGATTAATCCTAGACTGAGGTTTGAGATGTATGGAGGAGTTGAGGAAAATAGTGAGTCAGAGACCAATGTGAAAGAGGAACTCACAAAAAAGGATGCTTTCCACTGGCCACTTGAATTCCCGTGTGTCATGGACGAAGGTGGGTTTGATGTCGTATTATTCCATTCTCCGTGGTCCAATTCTAATATACTCGATTCTCTCGACAAATCAACACGTGACTACCTCTATTCCGGTAGTCAGTATCAACTTCCACCTCCAAAAGGTTGGAGACGCACTGGAGATGTCATAGATGCATTCTTTCTTCATCGTGCCCATGATATTGTTTCTAACGGGGGGACGATCGCAGCACTGGTTGACGAATCCGTGTTGACTACTTCAGCCTCGCACCACGCGCGTGTCCGATATCTTAGTACTACGGATATTGATCGTATTGCTACTTTCACTAATCAAAACACATTCGGTCAAATTGACCGTAGGTTCAAGTATGCAATTATTGTTTCCCAAGCAAGGGAAGACACTGGAAAAATCAATATCGGTTCTGGATTTGTTACCCCTGAAAACTACACCGACATGGAAAAATATCATGAAATTGATAAAGGATTTATCAATAGATTTTCTCCAAAAACGCTTGCCTTCCCGCAAATCGAACATGACGTTCAACTCAAAGCCTTGGATCGAATTCTCGATGCTCCGATTCTTAGTGATGATGAGAAGAGTGATGGTTGGACCATATTTCCAACCGGAGAATTTAATCAAACAAATGACAGTAGATATATTTCAGAAAGTCGTTTCGAGAACAGTAGTCCTATATACAGAGGATCAAACATCTATCAGTACATCTATCAAACTGCACCAGAGGCTACTGTAGATGAACCAGACCTGTGGACTATTCCACGGGAGGCTGAGCAGGGGATATCGACACGAGAGTATCTACGAGAGCGAAAACAAACATCCGGTCCTGTATCACTTTCAGTTGAGTCTTCACGCATTGTCTACCGTCGAATCACAAGCTCAGCAAATGAACGAAGTATGATTGCATCTCTTCTTCCTCCAAACAACTTTCACATAAACACGCTAAATAGCATAGACCCTAACCAAGGGGATCAAACAAATATTAAACAACGTTTAGTTCTCTTGGGTCTCTTAAACAGCGTTCCATATGACTACTTGCTCCGACAGAAGATTACCAATTCTGTTCCAAAGTACACTCTGTTTGAAACTAGGGTCCCCTTTATGACAGAAGATCATCTGCTATTTGAACCAATTTTGAGGCGTGTTAGCCGCCTAAACCTGACTGGCACTCCTTTTGAGGCTCAACGGGAGGCATTGAACATTCAGCCAGCTACCGAATCGGAGGAACGCAGACGGAAATTACGGGCGGAGATTGATGCAGCAGCCTTTGACCTTTATGGTTTCCAGGACCAAGATCTCATAAAACAGGTTCTCAATGACTTTGGATTTGTACGCAGTCCACGTGTGATGGATTCGGACTATCATGATCTTATTTTGGATGTTCTTCAAAAGGGGGAGTATCGAGATGTCTCGTGA